TGAAATTTATTCCTAGTTATACTAATCAATTCAATAAAGATATTAAGTTACAGAAAAAACGAAAAAAAGATCTTACTAAACTAAAAGAAATAATGTCTCAGTTGATTGATGGCACCCCATTATCTGCGAAACATAAGGATCACAAGTTAGTAGGAAATTATAAAAATCGAAAAGAATGTCACATTGAACCTGACTGGTTACTTATTTATAAATTAGACCAAAATTCTATTATTTTTGAACGGACTGGAACGCATGCTGATTTATTTGAATAATTTTTGATCTGAGTCGTTTAGAAGACCCCCCACCCATCCGATTCCCAAAAGGATGGTCTCTCTTCTCCTCTGTATTTCCCTCCTTCTTAACGAGTTCAGTATCCCCCACTCCAGCCAGCGGAACTTCCTGTTCCGACTGGCGAGCTTAGGCCATCCTTGGCCACGCCACCGTGAGGGACACTTCACTTGGAGAAACTTATCGAAAGGATATAACTTATAGTCTAAAAGAAGGCTTGGAAAAGATTTATAATA
The genomic region above belongs to Leptospira montravelensis and contains:
- a CDS encoding type II toxin-antitoxin system YafQ family toxin, producing the protein MKFIPSYTNQFNKDIKLQKKRKKDLTKLKEIMSQLIDGTPLSAKHKDHKLVGNYKNRKECHIEPDWLLIYKLDQNSIIFERTGTHADLFE